One Pleurocapsa sp. PCC 7327 DNA segment encodes these proteins:
- a CDS encoding RodZ domain-containing protein produces the protein MFAKFKKKSPPKTPQQERQEKLAEIGSQLAQIRTEKGISLKLIETKTQIPVRLLHAIETGNLNSLPEPVYIRGLIKQFADALGLDGTEIANTFPIDLKLERRNSRFRLRLPSWQFQLRPFHLYLLYILLVVLSVRGIANVLRQSAPEIAIAPQPVAQPSPTAKNTPKATKTAPAPKQPQTKPVVVDLKINELSWLEIRADGKRVFQGNLPKGTQRTWTANQQIIVRAGNAGGVLVKFNDEPPKLLGQLGQVQTVTYQAKPAPASR, from the coding sequence ATGTTTGCCAAGTTTAAAAAAAAGTCACCTCCAAAAACGCCCCAGCAAGAACGACAAGAAAAACTTGCAGAAATCGGTTCTCAACTGGCTCAAATTCGGACTGAGAAAGGGATATCTCTCAAGTTAATCGAGACAAAGACTCAAATTCCAGTTCGTCTGCTGCATGCGATCGAGACGGGCAATTTGAATTCATTGCCCGAACCCGTTTATATTCGAGGGTTAATCAAGCAATTTGCCGATGCTTTGGGATTGGACGGCACTGAAATCGCTAATACTTTTCCTATCGATTTAAAGCTCGAACGGAGAAACTCGCGCTTTAGATTGCGCTTGCCCAGTTGGCAATTTCAATTACGCCCTTTTCATCTTTATCTTCTTTACATCTTGTTAGTCGTTTTATCAGTTCGAGGGATTGCCAACGTTCTCAGACAATCCGCACCAGAAATCGCGATCGCACCTCAACCAGTCGCTCAGCCTTCTCCGACTGCCAAAAACACGCCAAAAGCAACCAAAACCGCCCCAGCGCCTAAACAACCTCAGACAAAGCCCGTTGTTGTCGATCTTAAAATCAACGAGTTGAGCTGGCTAGAAATCAGAGCTGACGGCAAGAGAGTGTTTCAAGGAAATCTCCCAAAAGGAACTCAGCGCACCTGGACGGCTAACCAGCAAATAATAGTCCGTGCTGGCAATGCAGGCGGCGTGCTGGTGAAGTTTAATGACGAACCCCCCAAACTGCTCGGACAACTCGGACAGGTGCAGACAGTCACTTATCAAGCTAAACCCGCGCCAGCTAGCCGCTAG
- the menA gene encoding 2-carboxy-1,4-naphthoquinone phytyltransferase — translation MATTSYIDKSRRKLWLAAIKPPMYSVAIIPITMGTAVAFAETNRFHQEIFFAFLGAAILIIAWLNLSNDVFDSETGIDKNKAESVVNLTGNKTLVFWISNLLLGLGILGIISIAWLQQDWMVLGIVLLCCALGYSYQGPPFRLGYQGLGEIICFVTFGPLTIAAAYYSQAKTFSLMGLAASAIIGLSTSIILFCSHFHQVEDDLAAGKRSPIVRMGTARGSQVLAWLTASLFVFTVLFVLLRVFPVSTLLIFGSLPLANRLVRHVQQHHDNPEIVRTCKFLAVNLHFVSGILLALGFVLPRLL, via the coding sequence ATGGCTACAACAAGTTACATTGACAAATCTCGTCGGAAGCTATGGCTAGCTGCTATCAAACCTCCCATGTATAGCGTTGCCATCATTCCAATTACGATGGGAACGGCAGTAGCATTTGCCGAAACCAACCGCTTTCACCAGGAAATCTTTTTCGCATTTTTAGGAGCAGCCATCTTAATTATTGCCTGGTTAAATCTGAGTAACGATGTTTTTGACTCGGAAACGGGGATCGATAAAAATAAAGCTGAATCGGTCGTTAATTTAACAGGAAACAAAACTTTAGTCTTCTGGATAAGCAATCTCTTGCTAGGATTGGGCATTTTGGGCATTATCTCCATTGCTTGGTTGCAGCAAGACTGGATGGTTTTAGGAATCGTTCTGCTTTGTTGCGCTTTGGGATACAGCTATCAAGGACCGCCTTTCCGATTGGGATATCAGGGACTCGGAGAAATTATTTGCTTTGTCACCTTTGGTCCGCTGACGATCGCAGCCGCTTATTATTCCCAAGCGAAAACCTTCTCCCTTATGGGTTTAGCCGCTTCCGCTATCATCGGTTTGAGTACTTCGATTATCCTCTTCTGCTCGCATTTTCACCAGGTTGAGGACGATCTAGCAGCTGGAAAGCGATCGCCGATCGTTCGCATGGGAACGGCAAGGGGATCTCAGGTATTAGCCTGGTTAACGGCAAGTCTTTTTGTATTTACCGTTCTTTTTGTCCTCTTGAGAGTCTTTCCGGTCTCGACGTTACTAATTTTTGGCAGTTTGCCCTTGGCAAATCGATTGGTACGGCACGTCCAACAGCATCACGATAACCCCGAAATAGTTAGAACTTGTAAATTTCTCGCTGTCAATCTTCACTTTGTGAGCGGGATATTATTGGCGTTGGGATTTGTTTTGCCAAGGCTACTTTGA
- a CDS encoding isochorismate synthase MenF, producing MSAAVPVVPFRANHLSTNERELQQFLLGLQEKSPRKYKTQIVSFSLQLDPIDPLSVLAAIARSDRTHFYWENAAREEAILGFEVAKSFTINSGDRFAKSQKFIEECLDRTVRIGDLCLPGSGPYLFCSFTFFESQQNDPSPFPRATVILPSYQIVRKKQDCTLVINLAIDRDAELQDLLRAIQNKIKAFIQSANDLAPNRSSDRNQVIKQEVTFQSLENFRSSVAHALKSIQEKQFSKIVLAHSLDVTSDAPFQIVESLNNLRQIYPDCYIFSLANGRGHHFIGASPERLLSVRDGELITDALAGSAPRGKNVTEDDCFAKKLLRSEKEKREHKAVTEFITERLSQLGLKPQRSPLKLLKLSNIQHLWTPIYAKLPSNIHPLEIVAKLHPTPAVAGVPTEIACEQIRQYESFNRGLYAAPIGWINYQGNGEFIVGIRSASIEKNRARLYAGAGIVSGSDPDKEMAEIQLKFQALLKALL from the coding sequence ATGTCTGCTGCTGTCCCAGTCGTCCCTTTTCGTGCTAATCATTTATCTACTAACGAGCGAGAACTACAACAATTTCTCTTAGGTCTTCAAGAGAAATCGCCTAGAAAATACAAAACACAAATTGTCAGTTTTTCGCTCCAACTCGATCCTATCGATCCCCTATCTGTTTTAGCGGCGATCGCGCGATCGGATCGCACGCATTTTTATTGGGAAAATGCTGCCCGAGAAGAGGCAATTTTAGGGTTTGAAGTTGCTAAGTCTTTTACCATCAATTCGGGCGATCGCTTTGCCAAATCTCAGAAATTTATTGAAGAGTGCCTGGATCGAACCGTTCGGATCGGAGACCTTTGCTTGCCTGGTTCTGGTCCTTATTTGTTTTGTAGTTTTACTTTCTTCGAGTCTCAGCAAAACGATCCTTCTCCTTTCCCCCGCGCGACCGTTATTCTGCCTTCTTATCAGATAGTTAGAAAAAAACAAGATTGCACTTTAGTTATTAATTTAGCGATCGATCGCGATGCAGAACTGCAAGACTTATTAAGAGCCATTCAGAATAAAATCAAAGCTTTTATTCAGTCAGCTAACGATCTCGCTCCCAATCGTTCGAGCGATCGAAATCAAGTAATTAAGCAAGAAGTAACCTTTCAATCGCTTGAGAATTTTAGATCGTCCGTTGCCCATGCTCTAAAATCCATCCAAGAAAAGCAATTTAGTAAAATTGTTTTAGCTCATTCCTTAGATGTTACTTCTGATGCGCCTTTTCAAATCGTAGAATCTTTAAATAATTTACGCCAAATTTATCCAGATTGCTATATTTTCTCGCTTGCTAACGGAAGGGGACATCATTTTATTGGAGCGAGTCCCGAACGTTTGCTTAGCGTCCGGGATGGAGAATTAATTACTGATGCCTTAGCTGGATCGGCACCCAGGGGAAAAAATGTGACTGAAGACGATTGTTTTGCCAAAAAACTTTTGAGGAGTGAAAAAGAAAAACGAGAACACAAAGCCGTTACTGAATTTATTACCGAACGTCTTTCCCAACTGGGATTAAAACCTCAGCGCTCGCCGCTTAAGCTGCTTAAATTATCCAATATTCAGCATTTGTGGACACCAATTTATGCCAAGCTACCTTCTAATATTCATCCTCTAGAAATTGTCGCTAAACTTCATCCAACTCCAGCGGTTGCAGGCGTTCCTACAGAAATTGCCTGCGAACAAATTCGCCAATATGAAAGCTTCAATCGCGGTCTTTACGCAGCGCCTATTGGCTGGATAAATTACCAAGGAAATGGAGAATTTATCGTAGGAATTCGTTCGGCATCGATTGAAAAAAATCGGGCGCGTTTATATGCAGGTGCGGGAATCGTTTCGGGTTCCGATCCCGATAAAGAAATGGCTGAAATTCAACTCAAATTTCAAGCATTGCTTAAAGCTTTGCTGTAA